In Daucus carota subsp. sativus chromosome 4, DH1 v3.0, whole genome shotgun sequence, one DNA window encodes the following:
- the LOC108216903 gene encoding uncharacterized protein LOC108216903, with the protein MEETLVEERQAVMHPPFGGNPTLRKAHFLKPLFSEDHTHLPDPPSPQLCSKPISENLKNYSFRSYKKYPSEKWKIWVHSLEPKYQEIWKQAGIYEAILASTYEIPRDKELIMGLAERWCGETNTFVFSWGEVTITLEDVMFLGGYSVLGALYLTPLADECVGIFDSFKKVHSEIRLLCGKHVNCAMWMEYFMCSGKELEHEAFLAMWLSRFVLLHSYEDIVVCNFHAAIHLSRGKRIALAPVVLASIYKDMRVLHNSIIESIDIESKACSIISLCHLDLVHMWAWERFSELRPTPGVMGRNEPRSARWNGVKLLEVKDVRAVLDSTKESFIWRPYVITPSNCMLRMLYKDSEQWLVVESDDLESYARCLRVSELVGLNNIEQYLPHRVAMQFGLDQDVPPDVIRSNKSPKSAWRSYTRSLKGTECYIPPRLFESDVSSRYVVWWRGLLPVNEETVTTCNQNVKHFPLISWGYKRRHSRHHTLLTAPGSVTERPDDYVEQDSLTASQVMSCSRKAPPTKESSRKIKDLYDEPVLQINFETESPEKLIRRTKSVISIGRSISSSIKRPINLKEHLKEDAVVSKANCPETDVVNLEEETCAHTDTLVEEREVVMCPPGGGNLTLRTAHFLKPIFSEHQNHLPSPPTSLFSSKSTSENLRKYKLHSKAYPLEKWKIWVHNLKPKYQEVWKQAGIYEAIMTSTYRIPKNKDLIFGLAERWCAETNTFIFPWGEATITLEDVMFLGGYSVLGALYLTPLADESMYEALRKAYKEVRTSCCGNASAPMWMEYFMFSGKRFEHEAFLAMWLSTFVLIRCYGKIIMKDFHVASHLSRGNKIALAPVVLACIYKDMRLLQNSIVGSTEVESKDRLRFTLCHVDIVQMWVLERFPKLRPTPSVMEWTEPRSVHWNGVKILRVKDVRAALDSGKESFIWRPYVITPSNSMLSKLYRESEQWIVVESDDIQSFARCLRVSELVGLDNIEQYLPHRVAMQFGFDQDVPPHVLRSNECPKTAWRSYNRSFKGTKIYIPPRFYESDYSSRYVVWWRDQQPVNKKMVTTCIQNEKYLSLISWGQKRRRSRNRLSPKSKRFEKGNGPADMLILKTHSGTETPARRFGMTKPLISSVQSMSSSDKIERSSSAERLVSLKEDAVVNNTNHAEASNVDIKLAKQAVVSKANCPQDKIVNIKEESSDNCTSELPHLELMARILRLEAIVDAIKAAKLDASLVDIETVVLDRT; encoded by the coding sequence ATGGAGGAAACCCTTGTGGAAGAGAGACAGGCTGTTATGCATCCACCTTTTGGTGGAAACCCTACTCTCAGAAAAGCCCATTTTCTTAAACCCCTTTTTAGTGAAGATCACACTCATCTTCCTGATCCACCTAGTCCTCAACTTTGCTCAAAACCCATCTCTGAAAACCTGAAAAATTACAGTTTCAGGTCATACAAGAAGTACCCATCAGAGAAATGGAAGATTTGGGTTCATAGTTTGGAGCCCAAGTACCAAGAAATATGGAAACAAGCTGGTATTTATGAAGCAATCTTGGCCTCAACCTACGAAATTCCGAGAGACAAAGAGTTGATCATGGGTCTTGCTGAGAGGTGGTGTGGTGAGACTAACACTTTCGTGTTTTCGTGGGGTGAGGTAACTATTACTTTAGAAGATGTTATGTTTCTTGGAGGTTATTCTGTTTTAGGGGCCTTATATTTGACTCCTTTAGCTGATGAATGTGTTGGTATTTTTGATTCTTTCAAGAAAGTTCATTCTGAAATTAGATTGCTTTGTGGCAAACATGTCAATTGTGCAATGTGGATGGAGTATTTTATGTGTAGTGGTAAAGAATTAGAACATGAAGCATTTCTAGCAATGTGGTTGTCTAGGTTTGTTCTTCTTCACTCTTATGAAGACATAGTTGTTTGTAATTTTCATGCTGCTATTCATCTGTCCCGAGGTAAAAGAATTGCGCTAGCACCTGTTGTTCTTGCCAGCATTTATAAGGATATGAGAGTGTTACACAATTcaattattgagtcgattgataTAGAGTCTAAAGCTTGTTCGATTATTAGTTTATGTCACTTGGATTTGGTGCACATGTGGGCTTGGGAGAGGTTTTCAGAACTGAGACCAACTCCTGGTGTCATGGGGAGGAATGAGCCTAGATCAGCTCGGTGGAATGGAGTGAAACTTTTGGAAGTGAAGGATGTGAGGGCGGTCTTAGACTCCACAAAAGAATCATTTATATGGCGCCCTTATGTTATTACTCCAAGTAATTGTATGCTGCGTATGTTGTACAAAGATAGTGAACAGTGGCTAGTGGTTGAATCTGATGATTTGGAGTCATATGCTCGGTGCTTGAGAGTTTCTGAGCTAGTTGGATTAAACAATATAGAACAGTATCTGCCTCATAGAGTAGCTATGCAATTCGGGTTAGACCAAGATGTTCCTCCTGATGTTATTCGATCCAACAAGAGTCCTAAAAGTGCTTGGAGAAGTTATACCAGATCTCTTAAAGGTACAGAATGTTATATTCCACCTCGACTTTTTGAGTCGGATGTTTCCTCCCGCTATGTGGTTTGGTGGAGAGGCCTTCTGCCCGTAAATGAAGAAACGGTGACAACGTGCAATCAAAATGTGAAACACTTCCCACTGATTTCTTGGGGATACAAGAGAAGACATTCAAGACATCATACATTGTTAACTGCTCCTGGTTCTGTTACAGAAAGACCAGATGATTATGTTGAACAGGATAGTCTTACAGCTTCTCAAGTAATGAGTTGTTCAAGAAAGGCTCCACCAACAAAGGAGAGCTCTAGAAAAATAAAGGATCTGTATGATGAGCCAGTgttacaaattaattttgaaactgaAAGTCCTGAAAAGCTAATCCGTAGGACTAAATCTGTCATATCAATTGGGCGGAGCATTTCATCTTCTATTAAAAGACCAATTAATCTTAAAGAACATCTAAAAGAAGATGCGGTTGTGAGCAAAGCAAATTGTCCTGAGACTGACGTCGTCAATCTTGAAGAAGAAACCTGTGCTCATACTGATACTCTTGTGGAAGAGAGAGAGGTCGTTATGTGTCCACCTGGTGGTGGAAACCTCACTCTCAGAACTGCCCATTTTCTTAAGCCCATTTTTAGTGAACATCAAAATCATCTACCTTCTCCACCCACTTCGCTGTTCTCCTCAAAATCCACTTCTGAAAATCTAAGAAAATATAAGTTGCATTCTAAGGCATACCCGTTAGAGAAATGGAAGATTTGGGTACATAATTTAAAGCCCAAATACCAGGAAGTATGGAAGCAAGCTGGTATCTATGAAGCAATCATGACCTCAACTTACAGAATTCCAAAAAACAAAGATTTGATCTTTGGTCTTGCTGAGAGGTGGTGTGCTGAGACAAACACCTTCATTTTTCCATGGGGTGAGGCAACTATTACTTTAGAAGATGTTATGTTTCTTGGAGGTTATTCTGTTTTAGGTGCCTTATATTTGACTCCTCTAGCTGATGAATCTATGTATGAAGCTTTGAGAAAAGCTTATAAAGAAGTTAGAACTTCTTGTTGTGGAAATGCCTCTGCTCCAATGTGGATGGAGTATTTTATGTTTAGTGGCAAGCGATTTGAACATGAAGCATTCCTTGCAATGTGGTTGTCTACATTTGTTCTCATTCGTTGTTATGGTAAAATAATCATGAAGGATTTTCATGTTGCTAGTCATCTATCTCGAGGTAATAAAATTGCGCTAGCACCAGTTGTCCTTGCCTGCATCTATAAGGATATGAGGCTGTTACAAAATTCAATTGTTGGTTCCACTGAAGTAGAGTCGAAAGATCGTTTGAGGTTTACTCTATGTCACGTGGATATAGTGCAGATGTGGGTTTTAGAGAGGTTTCCTAAGCTGAGACCAACTCCCAGTGTCATGGAATGGACAGAGCCTAGATCAGTTCATTGGAATGGAGTTAAAATTTTGAGAGTTAAAGATGTAAGGGCAGCCTTAGACTCTGGAAAGGAATCATTTATATGGCGCCCTTATGTTATTACTCCAAGTAACAGTATGCTGAGTAAGTTGTATAGAGAGAGCGAACAATGGATAGTGGTTGAATCTGATGACATACAGTCATTTGCTCGATGCTTGAGAGTTTCTGAGCTAGTTGGGTTAGACAATATAGAACAGTATCTTCCCCATAGAGTTGCTATGCAATTTGGCTTCGACCAAGACGTTCCTCCCCATGTTCTGCGATCCAACGAGTGTCCTAAAACTGCTTGGAGGAGTTATAACAGATCCTTTAAAggtactaaaatttatattccaCCTCGATTTTATGAGTCTGATTACTCTTCCCGATATGTGGTTTGGTGGAGGGACCAGCAGCCTGTGAATAAGAAAATGGTGACTACTTGCATCCAAAATGAGAAATATTTGTCACTAATTTCTTGGGGACAGAAGAGAAGACGTTCAAGAAACAGACTATCACCAAAGAGCAAGAGATTTGAAAAAGGAAATGGTCCTGCTGATATGCTGATATTAAAAACTCATTCTGGAACTGAAACTCCTGCCAGGAGATTTGGCATGACTAAACCTCTGATATCGAGTGTGCAAAGCATGTCatcttctgataaaattgaGAGGAGTTCTTCTGCTGAAAGATTAGTAAGTCTAAAAGAAGATGCAGTTGTAAATAACACAAATCATGCAGAGGCAAGCAATGTTGATATCAAACTTGCAAAACAAGCAGTTGTGAGTAAAGCTAATTGTCCACAGGATAAAATTGTCAATATCAAAGAAGAAAGCAGTGATAATTGTACATCTGAGTTGCCACATTTAGAACTAATGGCTCGTATTTTGAGGCTTGAAGCAATTGTGGATGCCATTAAAGCAGCAAAGCTTGATGCTAGTTTAGTGGATATTGAGACAGTAGTTCTTGATAGAACATAG
- the LOC135152363 gene encoding uncharacterized protein LOC135152363 encodes MNAHEEEGIFEQRKALMVPPNGRISTVRIGNFLKPTVKKHSMNGPALKLPYLPLCSESSWPISVSFNGWYDPLPKWTKWVEKMVPKYQYVWQKSGIFEALMGSMCKIQKNKEVVFGVAERWCCETSTFRFQWAEATVTLEDVLVLGGFSVLGHPFSMPLENRNLVGVKERLNEAMKSIVKSRRKGDEDEVSHGELMDYFMDSGDALEHEAFLVLWLSRCVLPGNELNAVNRETFSIAIYLARGIRIALGPPVLASLYRDLSLLKQGIVATSELSRNKDEESYIAVTLWSPIQFVQVWAWERFPPLQPRRKVIPIGHPRSARWHGVNRSKRENIRWILDGAGDSFLWRPYAIRDSWLCPQFYKDEAQWVSYDEGFSEELETYARCLRVSELVGTDSVEAYLPHRVAMQFGMDQDLPQWIPKSNATPETAWENYNRPVCDAKLYFPHRLFEGDVTKRYLEWWEKSVVDLLGGTKAVLKGLRSLTSTSDLPGKHKWGDDLMQIWRFSVRDRQNASDAISLAVSGNCLTPLSQPSQSSKKRSIQELLNVNVQPISAVKTNESTSSAEGNVPDVPPGFPPKSDQGKGLLKSSNMQHVQNMLDVDIKPILLIKDNPNGSTASNKGDDPDVPPGFPPKPDQGNDILKCCNMQHMQNRSVVHIKPFLIVKDNCLPSLSEGSDDVPPGFTPLSQKAKEKAQASIGKGYEPRQMCTNNPFLALKKQRSSSSAEGNGGSRMLEGLLEPMGTTKQSEATIRTTEPAAEIAQSHETRPESSIQSEGGFNFDERSSFLTTKLSDLDMDASIKLVEKVLAEMKAKRSGSAGVKQEPDC; translated from the coding sequence ATGAATGCACATGAAGAAGAGGGCATTTTCGAGCAAAGAAAAGCTCTGATGGTGCCACCAAATGGTAGAATTTCAACGGTGAGGATAGGCAATTTTCTTAAACCCACTGTAAAGAAACACTCCATGAATGGGCCTGCTTTGAAGCTTCCATATCTCCCCCTTTGTTCAGAGTCTTCTTGGCCTATTTCCGTGTCTTTTAATGGCTGGTATGATCCTCTACCAAAGTGGACTAAATGGGTTGAAAAAATGGTCCCTAAGTATCAGTACGTGTGGCAAAAATCTGGGATTTTTGAGGCCTTGATGGGGTCAATGTGCAAGattcaaaaaaacaaagaagTGGTTTTTGGGGTTGCTGAGAGGTGGTGCTGTGAGACTAGTACTTTCAGGTTTCAGTGGGCTGAGGCCACTGTGACGCTCGAGGATGTGTTGGTTCTAGGGGGGTTTTCGGTTTTGGGACACCCTTTCTCCATGCCTCTTGAAAACCGGAACTTGGTTGGGGTCAAGGAGAGGTTGAATGAAGCTATGAAATCGATTGTTAAATCGAGAAGGAAGGGTGATGAGGATGAGGTCAGTCATGGTGAATTGATGGACTATTTTATGGATAGTGGGGATGCTTTGGAGCATGAGGCATTTCTTGTTCTTTGGTTGTCAAGGTGTGTTTTGCCTGGAAATGAGCTGAATGCTGTCAATAGAGAAACTTTTTCGATTGCGATATATCTTGCTAGAGGTATTAGGATTGCACTTGGACCCCCTGTTCTTGCAAGTTTATATCGAGATTTGAGTTTGTTGAAACAGGGTATTGTTGCTACTTCTGAGCTTAGTCGTAATAAGGATGAAGAGAGTTATATAGCTGTTACTTTGTGGTCACCTATTCAGTTTGTTCAGGTTTGGGCTTGGGAGAGATTCCCTCCTTTGCAGCCAAGACGTAAGGTGATTCCTATTGGGCATCCGAGATCAGCTCGATGGCATGGTGTGAATAGATCAAAACGCGAAAATATTAGATGGATTCTAGACGGTGCTGGAGACAGTTTTCTTTGGCGTCCATATGCTATTAGGGACAGTTGGTTGTGTCCACAGTTTTACAAAGATGAGGCACAATGGGTGTCGTATGATGAGGGTTTCAGTGAAGAACTTGAAACTTATGCTCGGTGTTTGAGGGTGTCTGAGTTGGTTGGGACTGACAGTGTGGAGGCTTACTTACCACATCGAGTTGCAATGCAGTTTGGTATGGATCAAGATCTTCCCCAATGGATTCCCAAGTCCAATGCAACCCCTGAAACTGCTTGGGAAAACTATAATAGGCCAGTTTGTGATGCCAAACTATATTTTCCCCATAGGCTCTTTGAGGGCGATGTTACTAAGAGATATTTGGAGTGGTGGGAAAAATCAGTGGTGGATCTACTAGGAGGCACCAAAGCTGTTCTTAAAGGATTGAGATCATTGACATCTACTTCTGATCTTCCTGGAAAACATAAATGGGGAGATGATTTGATGCAAATCTGGCGGTTTAGTGTTAGAGATAGGCAGAATGCTAGTGATGCAATCTCTTTGGCTGTCAGCGGGAATTGTTTAACACCTTTATCCCAACCATCACAGTCCTCTAAGAAGCGTAGCATCCAGGAGTTGCTAAACGTAAATGTTCAGCCCATCTCAGCAGTTAAAACTAATGAATCCACATCATCTGCTGAAGGCAATGTTCCTGATGTTCCTCCTGGTTTCCCCCCAAAGAGTGATCAAGGAAAAGGGTTACTTAAAAGCAGTAACATGCAACATGTTCAAAACATGTTGGATGTTGATATTAAGCCCATTCTGCTTATAAAAGATAATCCTAATGGATCCACAGCTTCTAATAAAGGCGATGATCCTGATGTTCCTCCTGGTTTCCCCCCAAAGCCGGATCAAGGAAATGATATACTTAAATGCTGTAACATGCAGCATATGCAAAACAGGTCCGTTGTCCATATCAAACCATTTCTGATTGTTAAGGATAATTGTCTACCATCTTTAAGTGAAGGCAGTGATGATGTTCCTCCTGGATTTACTCCACTAAGTCAGAAGGCAAAAGAGAAGGCGCAAGCAAGTATTGGAAAAGGATATGAGCCCAGACAGATGTGTACTAATAACCCATTCTTGGCTTTGAAGAAACAGCGTTCATCTTCTTCAGCTGAAGGTAACGGGGGTTCTAGAATGTTGGAGGGGTTGTTAGAACCAATGGGAACGACTAAGCAGAGTGAAGCTACAATAAGAACAACAGAACCAGCTGCTGAAATTGCTCAGAGTCATGAGACAAGACCTGAGAGCTCCATTCAGAGTGAAGGTGGCTTCAACTTTGATGAAAGAAGCAGTTTTCTCACAACTAAATTGTCTGACTTGGACATGGATGCTAGTATCAAATTAGTTGAAAAGGTATTAGCTGAGATGAAAGCAAAAAGGTCAGGGTCCGCGGGTGTGAAGCAAGAACCAGATTGCTAG